Proteins from a genomic interval of Chanodichthys erythropterus isolate Z2021 chromosome 8, ASM2448905v1, whole genome shotgun sequence:
- the LOC137024713 gene encoding uncharacterized protein isoform X1: MSECACGLTRDYSDNMEVIESYIQTLLNSKGYGKYIFLFNHFSAGVVVFGERSAMSRHSFRKVNFEKYDAIIGFMQVNKNHWKFLYLNRTSQKVLVVDPQGLDEAKESELAAERFRTYFKMRQILYGKTDWVDVAWTHGVLKHTIQKDSCSCGVYVMQMAKEVVESFPETPSKIRIPSSQHILSELRKEMAVTILEASVFNPKDHCSFCGQESPAGRVGLNTWIQCSSFARWYHAVCVNITKKGVRKLKRALWLCAFCK, encoded by the exons ATGTCCGAGTGTGCGTGCGGACTGACTCGTGACTATAGCGACAATATGGAG GTTATCGAAAGCTACATCCAAACCTTGTTAAATTCCAAAGGTTATGGAAAGTACATCTTTTTATTCAACCACTTCTCTGCCGGTGTTGTTGTGTTTGGGGAGAGATCTGCCATGTCCAGGCACAGTTTCCGAAAG GTCAACTTTGAAAAATATGACGCCATAATCGGATTTATGCAAGTAAACAAGAACCACTGGAAATTTCTG TACCTCAATaggacatcacagaaggttttagTGGTGGATCCACAAGGGTTAGATGAAGCTAAAGAATCCGAACTTGCTGCCGAAAGATTCag AACATACTTCAAAATGCGGCAAATACTGTATGGTAAGACGGACTGGGTGGATGTGGCATGGACACATGGTGTGTTGAAGCACACCATTCAAAAAGACAGTTGTAGCTGTGGTGTTTATGTCATGCAG ATGGCTAAGGAGGTAGTGGAGTCATTTCCAGAGACACCATCTAAAATCAGGATACCTTCTAGCCAGCATATCCTATCTGAGCTGCGTAAGGAGATGGCAGTAACCATCCTAGAAGCATCAG TGTTCAACCCCAAGGATCATTGCTCCTTTTGTGGACAAGAGTCTCCTGCTGGACGTGTGGGTCTGAACACATGG ATTCAGTGCAGCAGCTTTGCAAGATGGTACCACGCAGTCTGTGTCAACATTACCAAAAAAGGTGTACGAAAACTAAAAAGAGCACTGTGGTTGTGTGCTTTCTGTAAGTAA
- the LOC137024713 gene encoding uncharacterized protein isoform X3 gives MSECACGLTRDYSDNMEVIESYIQTLLNSKGYGKYIFLFNHFSAGVVVFGERSAMSRHSFRKYLNRTSQKVLVVDPQGLDEAKESELAAERFRTYFKMRQILYGKTDWVDVAWTHGVLKHTIQKDSCSCGVYVMQMAKEVVESFPETPSKIRIPSSQHILSELRKEMAVTILEASVFNPKDHCSFCGQESPAGRVGLNTWIQCSSFARWYHAVCVNITKKGVRKLKRALWLCAFCK, from the exons ATGTCCGAGTGTGCGTGCGGACTGACTCGTGACTATAGCGACAATATGGAG GTTATCGAAAGCTACATCCAAACCTTGTTAAATTCCAAAGGTTATGGAAAGTACATCTTTTTATTCAACCACTTCTCTGCCGGTGTTGTTGTGTTTGGGGAGAGATCTGCCATGTCCAGGCACAGTTTCCGAAAG TACCTCAATaggacatcacagaaggttttagTGGTGGATCCACAAGGGTTAGATGAAGCTAAAGAATCCGAACTTGCTGCCGAAAGATTCag AACATACTTCAAAATGCGGCAAATACTGTATGGTAAGACGGACTGGGTGGATGTGGCATGGACACATGGTGTGTTGAAGCACACCATTCAAAAAGACAGTTGTAGCTGTGGTGTTTATGTCATGCAG ATGGCTAAGGAGGTAGTGGAGTCATTTCCAGAGACACCATCTAAAATCAGGATACCTTCTAGCCAGCATATCCTATCTGAGCTGCGTAAGGAGATGGCAGTAACCATCCTAGAAGCATCAG TGTTCAACCCCAAGGATCATTGCTCCTTTTGTGGACAAGAGTCTCCTGCTGGACGTGTGGGTCTGAACACATGG ATTCAGTGCAGCAGCTTTGCAAGATGGTACCACGCAGTCTGTGTCAACATTACCAAAAAAGGTGTACGAAAACTAAAAAGAGCACTGTGGTTGTGTGCTTTCTGTAAGTAA
- the LOC137024713 gene encoding uncharacterized protein isoform X4 codes for MSECACGLTRDYSDNMEVIESYIQTLLNSKGYGKYIFLFNHFSAGVVVFGERSAMSRHSFRKVNFEKYDAIIGFMQVNKNHWKFLYLNRTSQKVLVVDPQGLDEAKESELAAERFRTYFKMRQILYGKTDWVDVAWTHGVLKHTIQKDSCSCGVYVMQMAKEVVESFPETPSKIRIPSSQHILSELRKEMAVTILEASVFNPKDHCSFCGQESPAGRVGLNTWVCVLYYETILIR; via the exons ATGTCCGAGTGTGCGTGCGGACTGACTCGTGACTATAGCGACAATATGGAG GTTATCGAAAGCTACATCCAAACCTTGTTAAATTCCAAAGGTTATGGAAAGTACATCTTTTTATTCAACCACTTCTCTGCCGGTGTTGTTGTGTTTGGGGAGAGATCTGCCATGTCCAGGCACAGTTTCCGAAAG GTCAACTTTGAAAAATATGACGCCATAATCGGATTTATGCAAGTAAACAAGAACCACTGGAAATTTCTG TACCTCAATaggacatcacagaaggttttagTGGTGGATCCACAAGGGTTAGATGAAGCTAAAGAATCCGAACTTGCTGCCGAAAGATTCag AACATACTTCAAAATGCGGCAAATACTGTATGGTAAGACGGACTGGGTGGATGTGGCATGGACACATGGTGTGTTGAAGCACACCATTCAAAAAGACAGTTGTAGCTGTGGTGTTTATGTCATGCAG ATGGCTAAGGAGGTAGTGGAGTCATTTCCAGAGACACCATCTAAAATCAGGATACCTTCTAGCCAGCATATCCTATCTGAGCTGCGTAAGGAGATGGCAGTAACCATCCTAGAAGCATCAG TGTTCAACCCCAAGGATCATTGCTCCTTTTGTGGACAAGAGTCTCCTGCTGGACGTGTGGGTCTGAACACATGGGTTTGTGTCCTTTATTATGAAACAATTCTTATTAGATAA
- the LOC137024713 gene encoding uncharacterized protein isoform X2: MSECACGLTRDYSDNMEVIESYIQTLLNSKGYGKYIFLFNHFSAGVVVFGERSAMSRHSFRKVNFEKYDAIIGFMQVNKNHWKFLYLNRTSQKVLVVDPQGLDEAKESELAAERFRTYFKMRQILYGKTDWVDVAWTHGVLKHTIQKDSCSCGVYVMQMAKEVVESFPETPSKIRIPSSQHILSELRKEMAVTILEASGPEYKTKLLITAYHSFLKYTPSLDHNCSTPRIIAPFVDKSLLLDVWV, from the exons ATGTCCGAGTGTGCGTGCGGACTGACTCGTGACTATAGCGACAATATGGAG GTTATCGAAAGCTACATCCAAACCTTGTTAAATTCCAAAGGTTATGGAAAGTACATCTTTTTATTCAACCACTTCTCTGCCGGTGTTGTTGTGTTTGGGGAGAGATCTGCCATGTCCAGGCACAGTTTCCGAAAG GTCAACTTTGAAAAATATGACGCCATAATCGGATTTATGCAAGTAAACAAGAACCACTGGAAATTTCTG TACCTCAATaggacatcacagaaggttttagTGGTGGATCCACAAGGGTTAGATGAAGCTAAAGAATCCGAACTTGCTGCCGAAAGATTCag AACATACTTCAAAATGCGGCAAATACTGTATGGTAAGACGGACTGGGTGGATGTGGCATGGACACATGGTGTGTTGAAGCACACCATTCAAAAAGACAGTTGTAGCTGTGGTGTTTATGTCATGCAG ATGGCTAAGGAGGTAGTGGAGTCATTTCCAGAGACACCATCTAAAATCAGGATACCTTCTAGCCAGCATATCCTATCTGAGCTGCGTAAGGAGATGGCAGTAACCATCCTAGAAGCATCAG ggcCAGAGTACAAAACAAAGTTGCTAATTACAGCTTATCACAGTTTTCTTAAATATACACCTTCATTGGACCATAAT TGTTCAACCCCAAGGATCATTGCTCCTTTTGTGGACAAGAGTCTCCTGCTGGACGTGTGGGTCTGA
- the LOC137024016 gene encoding tripartite motif-containing protein 16-like: protein MAEARISVDQDEFLCPVCLDLLKDPVAIPCGHSYCKSCITDCWDQEDQKRVYSCPQCRQTFSSRPALAKSTMLAEVVEKLKKTKLPADCFAGAGDVQCDVCTGRKHKAVKFCLVCLNSYCQNHLEQHESWFKGKRHNLTDATGRLQEMICQKHDKILEVFCHTDQKCVLCTMDEHTNNDTLAAAAQRTEKKHQLKETQRWFQQRIQQREKDLQQLREAVESHKSSAQTAVEDSERIFTELICSIERSRSEATQRIRDQEKTAVSRAEGRLERLQQEINDLRRRDAELEQLSHTQDHIHFLQSFQSLSAPPESTDVNDDPFSSLSSFDEVRESVLQLKYKLEDFCKEELKKISEKVTFSNIPRTRNDFLQYSHQLTLDLNTASENLCLTEENRMITNNDTEQSYPDHPDRFDFVSQVLCRESVCDRRCYWEIEWSGRVYISVSYKSISRKGGNECWFGYNDQSWSLFCSFFSYSFNHNNIETKLPVKPIISSRIGVYDEDDDDDDDDLESFISSRIGVYVDHSAGTLSFYRVKRNTMILIHTVQTTFTQPLYLGFRVFKRSFVKLCK, encoded by the exons ATGGCAGAAGCCAGAATTTCAGTGGATCAGGATGAGTTCCTGTGTCCAGTGTGTCTGGATCTCCTGAAGGATCCAGTGGCCATTCCCTGTGGACACAGTTATTGTAAGAGCTGTATTACAGACTGCTGGGATCAGGAGGATCAGAAGAGAGTCTACAGCTGCCCTCAGTGCAGACAGACCTTCAGTTCAAGACCTGCTTTAGCTAAAAGCACCATGCTGGCTGAAGTGGTGGAGAAACTGAAGAAGACTAAACTTCCTGCTGACTGTTTCGCTGGAGCTGGAGATGTGCAGTGTGATGTCTGTACTGGAAGAAAACACAAAGCCGTCAAGTTCTGTCTGGTGTGTCTGAACTCTTACTGTCAGAATCAccttgaacaacatgagagttgGTTTAAAGGAAAGAGGCACAATCTGACTGATGCCACTGGACGACTGCAGGAGATGATCTGCCAGAAACATGACAAGATCCTTGAGGTTTTCTGTCACACTGACCAGAAGTGTGTGCTGTGTACGATGGATGAACATACAAACAATGATACTCTAGCAGCTGCAGCACAGAGGACAGAGAAAAAG CACCAGCTGAAGGAGACACAGAGGTGGTTCCAGCAGAGGatccagcagagagagaaagatctcCAGCAGCTGAGAGAGGCTGTGGAGTCTCATAAG AGCTCTGCACAGACAGCAGTGGAGGACAGTGAGAGGATCTTCACTGAGCTCATCTGCTCCATTGAGAGAAGCCGCTCTGAGGCCACACAGCggatcagagatcaggaaaaGACTGCAGTGAGTCGAGCTGAAGGACGACTGGAGCGATTGCAGCAGGAGATCAATGATCTGAGGAGGAGAGACGCTGAGCTGGAgcagctttcacacacacaggatcACATCCATTTCCTGCAG agTTTCCAGTCTCTCTCAGCTCCTCCTGAATCTACAGACGTAAATGATGATcccttcagttctctctcctctttTGATGAAGTGAGAGAATCTGTTCTTCAGCTGAAATACAAACTGGAGGATTTCTGCAAAGAGGAGCTCAAGAAGATCTCTGAGAAAG TCACTTTCAGCAACATTCCCAGGACCAGGAACGACTTCCTACAAT attcccatcaGCTCACTCTGGATCTGAACACAGCGAGTGAAAACCTCTGTCTGACTGAGGAGAACAGAATGATTACTAACAATGACACAGAGCAgtcgtatcctgatcatccagacagatttgattttgtgtctcaggtgttgtgtagagagagtgtgtgtgatcgacgctgttactgggagattgagtggagtGGACGTGTGtatatatcagtgtcatataagagcatcagcaggaagggaGGTAATGAGTGTTGGTTTGGATataatgatcagtcctggagtttgtTCTGCTCTTTCTTCAGTTACTCATTCAATCACAATAACATCGAGACCAAACTCCCTGTAAAGCCCATCATCAGCAGTAGAATAGGAGTGtatgatgaggatgatgatgatgatgatgatgatttagAGTCCTTCATCAGCAGtagaataggagtgtatgtggatcacagtgcaggaactctgtccttctacagagTCAAGAGAAACACAATGatcctcatccacacagtccagaccacattcactcaaccgctCTATCTTGGGTTTAGGGTTTTTAAAAGATCATTTGTGAAACTGTGTAAATGA